In the Anastrepha obliqua isolate idAnaObli1 chromosome 1, idAnaObli1_1.0, whole genome shotgun sequence genome, one interval contains:
- the LOC129236211 gene encoding protein Cep78 homolog → MPKNLELRDVCSLTSTKKFNRCRSFHFRYLELCRAKNLTPLPDIRTKNNATSMLDFFGEKLGVTDWLLIIESLYYDQVLQTLSIRLRKNLGMVLEHLDTEKKARLFKQKPVICTKFVFSGIVEAVSNCIEFNKNLRILNLEGLPLNDKYVESIAKALSSNESLKEISFQRSNIYDKGCEAICNTIKYLENVEKLNLSECELTTKGAEHVADMIKIQKISRYTEGWQKSLRYRDVDPDSIPGLRSIALARNPQIVDDGVKAIVEILKEDVWIKVIDMENCGLTDRAANMILDCLEVNNYIIDFNVRGNAGISKFLQRSIREQLGKEDEDQKMLEGQMQPGSGSNGPNAQSKKNRVTLAQLKEKLKTLEEQLAFERTLRKKAEQLNEKLNQQIIAYENRMENEANARIPEGYVVVKNESLQSIIKERNDFQKLASSVCRNNSPRNNNCRFKQMNALQMQSSNTSLREYPNASLSTETATNVSVHEALPSPTLTVKEMSRKLLKVRKVKSEMKYVEPAPKDSSKKKESKSDHEFANETDFQLTTVHFETNIGDSAAKNAPSMAIPISGGSSSMAPQLTARIDKKPMNNGGGCTIPGSSRNSFCNKIEMDDLSISTSRSQTSDGCSSDSDTLRNSAADYQPLKVFIRRNKPLTAQQQSQQQRGQSDGVTKTIKSPRSLFLGLCDE, encoded by the exons aTGCCAAAGAACTTGGAATTGCGTGATGTGTGCAGTTTGACATCGACGAAGAAATTCAACCGCTGTCGTTCCTTTCATTTTCGGTATTTAGAGCTCTGTCGGGCGAAGAATCTGACACCTTTGCCAGATATTCGCACCAAAAATAATGCAACATCTATGTTAGATTTTTTCGGTGAAAAATTAGGCGTTACTGATTGGCTACTAATCATAGAGTCGCTCTACTATGATCAAGTGCTGCAAACACTTAGCATTCGATTGCGCAAAAACTTGGGAATGG TACTGGAGCATTTAGATACAGAGAAGAAGGCACGGCTCTTCAAACAAAAGCCGGTAATCTGTACGAAGTTCGTTTTTTCTGGTATCGTGGAGGCAGTttcaaattgtattgaattCAATAAGAATTTAAGAATTCTAAATCTAGAAGGTTTGCCACTTAATGATAAATATGTGGAATCCATTGCAAAG GCACTTTCGTCAAATGAAAGTCTTAAGGAAATAAGTTTTCAACGTTCGAATATTTATGATAAAGGATGTGAGGCGATATGCAATACAATTAAGTATTTGGAAAATGTGGAGAAATTAAATTTGTCAGAATGTGAGCTGACGACAAAAGGTGCGGAGCACGTAGCCGATATGATTAAG ATACAAAAGATCAGTCGCTATACGGAGGGCTGGCAAAAATCGTTACGCTATCGGGACGTTGATCCGGATTCAATACCTGGGCTGCGTTCCATTGCGCTGGCGCGCAATCCGCAGATCGTTGATGATGGTGTAAAGGCGATTGTTGAAATATTAAAGGAGGATGTATGGATAAAAG TGATCGATATGGAGAATTGTGGTCTGACTGATCGTGCCGCAAACATGATTTTGGATTGTCTCGAGGTCAACaattatattattgactttaATGTACGCGGAAATGCAGGTATTAGTAAATTTTTGCAACGCAGCATACGTGAACAACTGGGCAAGGAGGATGAGGATCAGAAGATGCTCGAGGGTCAGATGCAACCGGGCTCTGGCAGCAACGGCCCGAATGCACAATCGAAAAAGAATCGTGTCACATTGGCACAGCTCAAGGAAAAGCTTAAAACACTAGAGGAGCAATTGGCATTCGAGCGCACGCTGCGCAAAAAAGCTGAACAGTTGAATGAGAAACTCAACCAACAGATCATCGCATACGAAAATCGAATGGAGAATGAAGCGAACGCGCGCATACCCGAAGGATATGTGGTTGTGAAGAACGAATCGCTGCAGTCCATCattaaaga GCGTAATGATTTCCAGAAGTTGGCCAGTAGCGTTTGTCGCAACAATTCGCCGCGCAACAACAACTGCCGATTCAAGCAAATGAACGCATTGCAGATGCAAAGTTCTAATACATCTTTGCGGGAATACCCTAATGCCAGTCTGTCAACAGAGACTGCGACGAACGTATCGGTGCATGAGGCGTTGCCGTCGCCTACCTTAACTGTTAAAGAGATGTCGCGTAAATTGCTGAAAGTGCGCAAGGTGAAAAGTGAGATGAAATATGTAGAGCCAGCACCGAAAGATTCTTCCAAAAAGAAGGAATCCAAATCAGATCATGAGTTCGCCAATGAAACGGAC TTTCAACTTACCACCGTACACTTCGAGACAAATATCGGCGATTCAGCTGCCAAAAATGCGCCATCTATGGCCATACCCATATCAGGCGGCTCTTCATCAATGGCCCCGCAATTGACAGCGCGTATTGACAAAAAGCCGATGAATAACGGTGGTGGTTGCACCATTCCCGGCAGCAGCCGCAATAGCTTTTGCAATAAAATCGAAATGGACGACTTGTCCATATCGACATCGCGCAGTCAAACCAGCGATGGCTGCTCCAGTGACTCGGATACATTACGCAATAGCGCCGCCGATTATCAGCCATTGAAGGTGTTCATTCGACGCAACAAGCCATTGACGGCCCAACAGCAGTCACAGCAGCAACGTGGCCAGAGTGATGGGGTGACTAAGACCATTAAGTCGCCGCGTTCGCTTTTTCTGGGATTGTGCGATGAGTAA